A single region of the Bacteroides luhongzhouii genome encodes:
- a CDS encoding UxaA family hydrolase, translated as METKYLRINPADNVAVAIVNLPAGEHLSVDGIEVTLNEDIPAGHKFALKNFAEGENVIKYGYPIGHARMAKKQGDWMNETNIKTNLAGLLDYTYNPIQVSLDIPHKDLTFKGYRRKNGDVGVRNEIWIIPTVGCVNGIIGQLAEGLRRETEGKGVDAIVAFPHNYGCSQLGDDHENTKKILRDMVLHPNAGAVLVVGLGCENNQPDVFREFLGEFDEDRVKFMVTQKVGDEYEEGMEILRDLYAKASKDVRTDVPLSELRVGLKCGGSDGFSGITANPLLGMFSDFLIAQGGTSVLTEVPEMFGAETILMNRCKNEELFEQTVHLINDFKEYFLSHGEPVGENPSPGNKAGGISTLEEKALGCTQKCGKSYVSGVMPYGERLQKKGLNLLSAPGNDLVAATTLAASGCHMVLFTTGRGTPFGTFVPTMKISTNSTLAKNKPGWIDFNAGVIVENEPMEKTCERFIDYIIKVASGEFVNNEKKGYREIAIFKTGVTL; from the coding sequence ATGGAAACAAAGTATTTAAGAATTAATCCTGCCGACAACGTTGCCGTTGCCATTGTTAACCTCCCGGCAGGAGAGCATCTTTCTGTAGATGGCATTGAAGTTACATTGAACGAAGACATTCCTGCCGGACATAAATTCGCATTGAAGAATTTTGCTGAAGGCGAAAATGTAATCAAGTACGGTTATCCTATCGGACATGCACGGATGGCAAAGAAACAGGGTGACTGGATGAACGAAACGAATATCAAAACCAACCTCGCCGGATTGCTGGATTACACTTACAACCCGATTCAGGTTTCTTTGGATATTCCTCATAAAGATCTTACATTCAAAGGTTATCGTCGCAAAAACGGTGATGTAGGGGTAAGAAACGAAATATGGATTATCCCGACAGTAGGTTGCGTAAACGGTATCATCGGTCAACTGGCTGAAGGACTGCGCCGCGAAACCGAAGGTAAGGGAGTGGATGCCATTGTCGCTTTCCCACACAACTACGGTTGCTCACAACTTGGTGACGATCACGAAAATACGAAAAAGATTCTTCGTGACATGGTGCTTCACCCCAATGCGGGCGCCGTATTGGTGGTAGGCTTGGGATGCGAAAATAACCAACCGGACGTATTCCGTGAGTTCCTGGGCGAGTTTGATGAAGACCGCGTGAAGTTCATGGTTACCCAAAAAGTAGGTGACGAATATGAAGAAGGAATGGAAATTCTGCGTGATTTGTATGCAAAGGCTTCTAAAGATGTACGTACCGATGTTCCTTTGTCCGAACTGCGTGTGGGATTGAAATGCGGTGGTTCCGATGGTTTCTCCGGCATTACGGCAAACCCGCTATTAGGTATGTTCTCCGATTTCCTGATTGCACAGGGAGGCACAAGCGTATTGACAGAAGTTCCGGAAATGTTCGGCGCAGAAACCATCCTGATGAACCGTTGCAAAAACGAGGAACTGTTTGAACAGACCGTCCATCTGATTAATGACTTCAAAGAATACTTCCTGTCACACGGAGAACCTGTAGGCGAAAATCCTTCTCCGGGAAACAAAGCCGGCGGTATCTCTACTCTGGAAGAAAAAGCACTGGGATGTACCCAAAAGTGCGGAAAGAGCTATGTATCCGGCGTGATGCCTTACGGCGAACGTTTACAGAAAAAAGGTCTTAATCTGCTTTCTGCTCCGGGCAATGACCTGGTTGCAGCCACTACTCTTGCTGCGAGCGGGTGTCACATGGTGCTTTTCACCACCGGACGTGGTACTCCTTTCGGTACTTTTGTTCCAACCATGAAGATTTCCACCAATTCAACGCTGGCTAAAAACAAACCGGGATGGATTGACTTCAACGCTGGTGTGATTGTAGAAAACGAACCGATGGAAAAGACCTGCGAACGTTTCATTGATTATATTATCAAAGTGGCAAGCGGTGAATTCGTAAACAACGAAAAGAAAGGTTATCGCGAAATTGCTATCTTTAAAACAGGCGTAACCTTGTAA
- a CDS encoding MFS transporter, which yields MITMKELEAPVRQWVPDWLGLISIFIVILPVTMLNGSYTGSMLEVSNTLGTNSEDITMGYYAASAGMAIAYPIIPKVLAAFSVKSLLLIDLVLQFFLSWVCARTQNADILIVCSFAVGFLKGFLMLWFIRYAQKIFSPKNVRSEFYSYFYPLVYGGGQVSMLVTVLLAYHYNWKYMYYFMMVLILISILFVIICFRHNRPIKAVAWSDLHIREMFIISAGLLMLMYVINYGKVLDWMASGKICAYIIIAPMLIALFIWYQSRSENPYVSLAPLFQPKAIIGYFYMMLVMFFSTSTTLLTNYLTVILKVDTTHTYSLYIYLLPGYIVGAFICFWWFRWQRWRFRFLIAGGMSCFVIFFAILYFGISPDSTYEMLYLPIFFRGLGMLTLIIAFALFAVEDLNPKYLLSNAFFLIIFRSVLAPILATSFYSNVLYRLQQKYMYSLSETITTADPLSATRYSQSLNNAIAQGHPYNEAAQLATNSLYNTLQQQSMLLALKEILGYLLVISVIIAVVSRFIPFHKTIRVTFKRTGDDMV from the coding sequence ATGATTACCATGAAAGAATTGGAGGCACCTGTTCGTCAATGGGTACCCGATTGGCTTGGACTTATCAGTATCTTCATCGTGATTCTCCCGGTCACCATGCTCAATGGCTCATATACAGGCAGTATGCTGGAAGTATCGAACACGCTGGGCACTAATTCAGAAGATATAACGATGGGGTATTATGCCGCTTCAGCGGGCATGGCTATCGCTTATCCGATTATTCCTAAAGTGCTGGCAGCCTTTTCTGTGAAGTCTCTGTTGTTGATTGATTTGGTACTGCAATTCTTCTTGAGTTGGGTTTGCGCACGTACGCAAAACGCGGATATTCTGATTGTTTGTAGTTTTGCTGTCGGTTTTCTGAAAGGATTTCTAATGTTGTGGTTTATTCGTTATGCCCAAAAGATTTTCAGTCCGAAGAATGTACGTAGCGAGTTCTATTCTTATTTTTATCCGTTGGTTTATGGTGGGGGACAGGTTTCGATGCTGGTAACGGTTTTACTGGCGTATCATTATAACTGGAAGTATATGTATTACTTTATGATGGTACTGATTTTGATTTCCATATTATTTGTCATCATCTGTTTCCGTCATAACCGTCCCATTAAAGCCGTCGCATGGTCTGATCTGCACATTCGTGAGATGTTTATTATTTCAGCCGGGTTGCTGATGTTGATGTACGTTATCAATTATGGAAAAGTGCTCGATTGGATGGCTTCCGGTAAGATTTGTGCCTATATCATCATAGCGCCTATGTTGATTGCGTTGTTCATCTGGTATCAGAGCCGTTCGGAAAATCCTTATGTAAGTTTGGCTCCTTTATTCCAGCCCAAAGCGATTATAGGCTATTTCTATATGATGCTTGTGATGTTTTTCAGTACATCGACCACTTTGTTGACTAACTATCTGACTGTCATTCTGAAAGTAGATACTACGCATACCTATTCCCTTTATATTTATTTGCTTCCGGGATATATAGTCGGTGCTTTTATCTGTTTCTGGTGGTTCCGATGGCAACGTTGGCGGTTCCGTTTTCTGATAGCGGGAGGGATGAGTTGTTTTGTGATTTTCTTTGCGATCCTGTATTTTGGCATCTCTCCGGATAGTACGTATGAAATGCTCTACTTGCCTATATTCTTTCGTGGGTTGGGTATGTTGACTTTGATTATAGCTTTCGCTCTGTTTGCCGTGGAAGACTTGAATCCGAAATACTTGTTGTCGAATGCTTTCTTTCTGATTATTTTCCGTTCCGTATTGGCACCTATTCTAGCGACCTCTTTTTATAGTAATGTATTGTACCGGTTACAGCAGAAATATATGTATTCTCTATCGGAGACTATTACCACTGCCGATCCGTTGTCGGCAACACGCTATAGCCAGTCCTTAAACAATGCAATTGCACAAGGACATCCATATAATGAAGCTGCGCAGCTGGCAACTAACTCTTTATATAATACCTTGCAACAGCAAAGCATGCTGCTTGCATTGAAAGAAATTCTGGGTTATTTGTTAGTTATATCCGTTATTATAGCTGTGGTTTCCCGTTTTATTCCCTTTCATAAAACAATCCGTGTTACCTTCAAGAGAACAGGTGACGATATGGTATAA
- a CDS encoding HlyD family secretion protein, translated as MANELKEKQRKLKKVRVRNIVLNLVCICLAVSGLWWTATYFWRYVNYEVTNDAFVDQYVAPLNVRVSGYIKEVRFKEHQYIRQGDTLLVLDNREYQIKVKEAEAALLDAHGSQDVLHSGIETSHTNIAVQDANIAEAKAKLWQLEQDYHRFERLLKEESVPEQQYEQTKAAYEAAKARYQALVAQKQAALSQYAETSKKTTGAEAAILRKEADLDLAKLNLSYTVLTAPYDGYMGRRTLEPGQYVPAGQTISYLVRKKDKWITANYKETQIANIYIGQQVRVKVDAVPGKTFHGEVTAISEATGSKYSLVPTDNSAGNFVKVQQRIPVRIDLEDVSPEEMAQLRAGMMVETEALRE; from the coding sequence ATGGCAAATGAATTGAAAGAAAAACAGCGGAAACTGAAAAAAGTAAGAGTTCGTAATATCGTTTTAAATTTGGTATGTATCTGTTTGGCAGTCTCCGGACTTTGGTGGACTGCTACTTACTTTTGGCGTTACGTTAATTACGAAGTGACGAATGATGCTTTTGTAGATCAATATGTGGCTCCTTTGAATGTCCGGGTCTCGGGTTATATAAAGGAGGTTCGTTTTAAGGAGCATCAATATATCCGTCAAGGAGATACGCTGCTTGTGCTTGACAATCGTGAATATCAGATTAAGGTGAAAGAAGCGGAAGCTGCATTATTGGATGCACATGGTTCGCAGGATGTACTTCATTCGGGAATTGAAACTTCCCATACGAATATTGCCGTACAGGATGCCAATATTGCCGAAGCGAAAGCGAAACTCTGGCAATTGGAACAGGATTATCATCGTTTTGAACGTTTGTTGAAAGAAGAATCAGTCCCGGAGCAGCAGTATGAACAAACAAAAGCTGCTTATGAAGCGGCAAAGGCACGTTATCAGGCATTAGTTGCGCAGAAACAAGCGGCATTATCACAATATGCGGAAACAAGCAAGAAGACAACCGGCGCAGAGGCTGCTATTTTACGTAAGGAAGCTGACTTGGATTTGGCAAAGTTGAATCTCTCTTATACGGTTCTTACTGCTCCTTATGATGGATATATGGGCAGGCGCACGCTTGAACCCGGCCAGTATGTGCCGGCCGGACAGACTATTTCTTATCTGGTACGTAAGAAGGATAAATGGATTACCGCTAATTATAAAGAAACTCAGATTGCTAATATCTATATTGGTCAGCAAGTACGTGTAAAAGTAGATGCAGTGCCCGGAAAGACTTTTCATGGAGAGGTCACCGCGATTTCCGAAGCAACCGGGTCTAAATATTCCCTGGTTCCTACGGATAATTCTGCCGGTAATTTTGTAAAGGTGCAACAGCGAATACCCGTGCGGATTGACTTGGAAGATGTTTCTCCGGAAGAAATGGCGCAGTTGAGAGCCGGGATGATGGTGGAAACAGAAGCTCTACGCGAATGA
- a CDS encoding TolC family protein, whose amino-acid sequence MYLKMYKKYGAALYCLLLGASSINAQTDSLFLTVDQLFERGVQHSLQLQADAMKESMAQERTRTARSAQLPELQIGLKGGFVGQPVVWERGLSDPAYPEAPDWSQNYVIDLAQPLYQGGRTRSAIHKADIEKQVAELQTLTDQAEIKLRLLNQYMNLFSLFKQHEVLARNIEESELRLHDIWRMKKEGLITNNDVLRSEMQLTNDRLSLQETENSIVLVSQQLDILLGQDENLLLKPDTTVLYQAVALQPYDDYIVQAYANDPAMKLLRVQTELARNEIRSVKSFSLPSVSLYASNTLARPISRTLADMYNNNWNVGVSVSYPLSSLYKNNHKIKESKLMVSLRKNEEEQKMQGIRVDVRSAFLRHQEALQRVEALKLSVRQAEENYRIMQNRYLNQLAILTDLLDANSVRLNVELQLVTARTRVIYTYYQLQKACGDL is encoded by the coding sequence ATGTACTTGAAAATGTATAAAAAATATGGGGCAGCTTTGTACTGTCTGCTTTTGGGCGCTTCCTCCATCAACGCACAAACAGATTCTTTGTTTCTTACCGTCGATCAGCTTTTTGAGCGGGGAGTGCAGCATAGTCTGCAACTTCAGGCAGATGCAATGAAGGAATCCATGGCGCAGGAGCGGACACGAACCGCACGTTCTGCGCAGTTGCCGGAACTGCAGATTGGACTGAAAGGGGGATTTGTAGGACAACCCGTCGTTTGGGAACGGGGATTATCCGATCCTGCCTATCCGGAAGCACCGGACTGGTCACAAAACTATGTAATTGATTTGGCGCAGCCTCTCTATCAGGGTGGTAGAACCCGAAGTGCTATTCATAAGGCGGATATAGAAAAGCAAGTTGCCGAATTACAGACATTGACCGATCAGGCGGAAATAAAGTTAAGGTTATTGAATCAGTATATGAATCTGTTTAGTCTGTTTAAGCAGCATGAAGTACTGGCGCGGAATATTGAGGAGTCGGAACTCCGGCTACACGATATATGGCGGATGAAAAAGGAGGGTTTGATAACGAACAATGATGTGTTGCGGAGCGAAATGCAGTTGACTAATGATCGCCTGTCTCTACAGGAAACGGAAAACAGTATTGTGCTTGTATCGCAGCAACTCGATATCTTATTGGGACAGGACGAGAATTTATTATTAAAACCCGATACCACTGTTCTTTATCAGGCAGTTGCCTTGCAGCCGTATGATGATTATATTGTTCAGGCTTATGCGAATGATCCGGCGATGAAGCTGCTTCGTGTACAAACAGAATTGGCGAGGAATGAAATCCGTTCAGTCAAATCTTTTTCTCTTCCCAGTGTGTCGCTCTATGCATCGAACACTTTGGCGCGCCCCATCTCACGTACATTAGCGGATATGTATAATAATAACTGGAATGTAGGTGTGTCGGTTTCCTATCCTTTATCGTCACTGTACAAGAACAACCATAAAATAAAAGAGAGCAAACTGATGGTATCCTTGCGAAAAAATGAAGAGGAGCAGAAGATGCAGGGGATTCGCGTTGATGTACGTTCGGCTTTTTTACGCCACCAGGAAGCGTTGCAGAGGGTGGAAGCTCTAAAGCTGTCTGTCCGACAAGCGGAAGAGAATTATCGTATCATGCAGAATCGTTACCTGAATCAGTTGGCTATCCTGACTGATTTGCTCGATGCAAACTCCGTTCGTTTGAATGTGGAATTGCAGTTGGTCACTGCGCGTACTCGTGTGATTTATACTTATTATCAACTTCAGAAGGCTTGTGGAGATTTATGA
- a CDS encoding MarR family winged helix-turn-helix transcriptional regulator, whose amino-acid sequence MREGAEFRELMLQIVRTRMAFRRSMQRTLRKNNAGITFEMLQVLSSLWYEQGISQQILAERIAKDKACLTNLMNNLEKKGYVYRKEDPADRRNKLVFLTPEGEEFKDQIRPILDQVYVYAEKIIGIESIETMLSELKGVYDVLENV is encoded by the coding sequence ATGAGAGAAGGAGCAGAGTTTAGAGAACTCATGTTGCAGATTGTTCGTACCCGTATGGCTTTCCGCAGGTCTATGCAACGGACATTGAGAAAAAATAATGCGGGTATTACATTTGAGATGCTTCAGGTATTGAGTAGTTTATGGTACGAGCAGGGAATCAGTCAGCAGATATTGGCAGAACGCATTGCAAAAGATAAAGCCTGTCTGACCAATTTGATGAATAATCTGGAAAAGAAAGGGTATGTATACCGTAAAGAAGATCCCGCCGACCGTCGTAATAAACTGGTATTCCTGACTCCCGAAGGGGAGGAGTTTAAAGACCAGATTCGTCCGATTCTCGATCAGGTTTATGTATACGCAGAAAAGATTATTGGTATAGAAAGCATTGAAACGATGTTATCTGAATTAAAAGGTGTATACGATGTACTTGAAAATGTATAA
- a CDS encoding winged helix-turn-helix domain-containing protein, whose translation MIEAFQYINKAFESKVRLGIMAILMVNEEADFNFLKEQLSLTDGNLASHTRALEELGYIVCNKTFVGRKPRTVFQATPQGREAFKSHIEALEKFLKSK comes from the coding sequence ATGATAGAAGCATTCCAATATATTAATAAGGCATTCGAAAGCAAGGTCCGACTAGGCATCATGGCTATTCTGATGGTAAATGAGGAAGCTGATTTCAATTTTCTGAAAGAACAGCTCTCTCTGACCGACGGCAATCTTGCCAGCCATACCCGTGCCCTGGAAGAACTGGGATATATCGTATGCAACAAAACTTTTGTCGGACGAAAGCCGCGGACTGTTTTTCAGGCAACCCCGCAAGGCAGAGAAGCTTTCAAATCGCATATTGAAGCCTTAGAGAAATTTCTAAAATCAAAATAA
- the creD gene encoding cell envelope integrity protein CreD: MDTFNENSNEQQAQQPMGCLHRFSKTIKVVIIGLLILLLMIPMFMIENLISERGRTQEEAIDEVSEKWSLAQTITGPYLNLQYPVVTENNGEKKVSIKDLILFPDELMINGQLKTEILKRSIYEVNVYQSELTLTGSFSSEELKKSRIDMEQLQFDRAAICLNLTDMRGISEQISITLGDSVYIFEPGMDNRGIDNTGVHAIANLSELKQNKKLPYEIKIKLKGSQSLNFIPLGKTTRVDLKANWNTPSFTGNYLPNNRNITEKEFSAQWQVLNLNRNYSQVMADYNTSNIKDIENSSFGVNFKIPVEQYQQSMRSAKYAILIILLTFGVIFFTEIMNKTRIHALQYLLVGLALCLFYSLLLSFSEHVGFNPAYLLSSTLTIILVGGYMFGITKKKKPSLIMSGLLAILYIYIFVLIQLETFALLAGSLGLFIILAIVMYFSKKIDWFNE; this comes from the coding sequence ATGGACACTTTCAATGAAAATTCAAATGAACAACAGGCGCAGCAACCTATGGGATGCCTCCACCGTTTCTCCAAAACAATCAAGGTTGTCATCATCGGATTATTAATCCTTCTCCTGATGATACCCATGTTCATGATTGAGAATCTTATTTCCGAACGGGGACGAACCCAGGAAGAAGCTATCGACGAGGTAAGTGAAAAATGGAGTCTGGCACAGACCATCACTGGCCCTTACCTGAATCTCCAGTATCCGGTTGTCACTGAAAACAACGGCGAGAAGAAGGTTTCCATCAAAGACCTGATACTTTTTCCTGACGAGCTTATGATCAACGGACAACTGAAGACTGAAATCCTGAAAAGAAGTATCTATGAGGTCAATGTATATCAATCGGAACTAACATTGACAGGGTCATTCAGTTCGGAAGAATTGAAAAAGAGCAGAATAGATATGGAGCAATTGCAGTTTGACAGGGCAGCTATTTGCCTGAATCTGACCGACATGCGGGGTATCAGCGAACAAATCAGTATCACTCTGGGAGATTCTGTTTATATATTCGAGCCGGGTATGGACAACAGAGGAATAGATAACACCGGAGTTCATGCGATCGCTAATTTGTCAGAGTTGAAGCAGAATAAAAAACTGCCTTATGAAATAAAAATCAAACTGAAAGGTTCACAGTCACTCAACTTTATTCCACTAGGTAAAACAACCCGTGTAGATCTGAAAGCTAACTGGAATACACCGAGTTTTACCGGAAACTATCTGCCTAACAACCGAAATATTACGGAGAAGGAATTTTCGGCACAATGGCAAGTTTTAAACTTGAACCGGAATTACTCACAGGTGATGGCTGACTACAACACCTCGAACATCAAGGATATTGAAAACTCAAGTTTTGGTGTAAACTTCAAAATTCCGGTGGAACAGTACCAACAGTCTATGCGCTCCGCAAAGTATGCCATTCTGATTATCCTACTGACTTTCGGAGTTATCTTCTTCACTGAAATCATGAACAAGACCCGCATTCATGCCTTGCAGTATTTATTGGTAGGACTGGCTCTCTGTCTATTCTACAGCCTGCTCCTCTCCTTCTCCGAACACGTTGGTTTCAATCCTGCCTATCTGTTATCTTCTACACTAACTATTATACTGGTAGGCGGATATATGTTCGGAATCACCAAGAAAAAGAAACCGTCATTAATCATGTCCGGTTTGTTGGCTATACTCTATATTTATATCTTTGTTCTTATCCAACTGGAGACTTTCGCATTATTGGCAGGCAGCTTAGGACTGTTTATCATTCTGGCAATAGTGATGTATTTTTCAAAGAAAATAGACTGGTTTAATGAATAA
- a CDS encoding DinB family protein translates to MSKIDFLKEQIIEARTFVNRLMSELPEDLWYVIPERTDSNFIWQVGHLLVSQNFHTLTAVTGVNEKVGRLVPIQKYNRIFNGMGTLHRSIEKDLIPVAELREQTEIVHQICIENLETLNDDVLAECLQPLPFKHPVAETKYEALSWSFKHEMWHSAEMEAIKRDLGYPIVWMK, encoded by the coding sequence ATGAGTAAAATTGACTTTTTAAAGGAGCAGATTATAGAAGCTCGCACATTCGTGAATCGTTTGATGTCTGAATTGCCGGAAGATTTGTGGTATGTTATTCCTGAAAGAACAGATTCTAACTTTATTTGGCAAGTGGGACATCTGCTTGTTTCACAGAATTTTCATACACTGACAGCTGTTACCGGGGTGAACGAAAAGGTGGGGCGGTTAGTGCCTATCCAAAAATATAATAGAATATTCAATGGTATGGGAACATTGCATCGTTCCATAGAAAAGGACTTGATTCCAGTTGCTGAATTGAGAGAACAAACGGAAATAGTTCATCAAATCTGTATCGAGAATCTGGAAACTCTGAATGATGATGTTTTGGCAGAGTGCTTGCAGCCTCTTCCGTTTAAACATCCTGTTGCGGAAACTAAATATGAAGCATTGTCGTGGAGCTTTAAACATGAAATGTGGCATAGTGCAGAAATGGAAGCTATCAAAAGAGATTTAGGTTATCCAATCGTTTGGATGAAATAA
- a CDS encoding RNA polymerase sigma factor has product MEIDINHLVKEYGNMISTIAHRMIQNKEIAREAAQEVWYELCKSISSFKGGSEISTWIYTIARRTISRYAVCEKQVKMSEIEYFRSLPEIEYSDGEEVKREWIKERCDWCITALNHCLNNDARLIFIFRENVGLPYRQIGEIMELKESNVRQIYNRSIQKITAFMNDTCPLYNPDGACKCRICKPVYSIDMDKEYTMVQRMMRLADLYRKFEKELPRRNYWEKFLQ; this is encoded by the coding sequence ATGGAAATAGATATCAATCATTTGGTGAAAGAATATGGAAATATGATTTCCACGATTGCTCACCGGATGATTCAGAATAAAGAAATCGCCCGAGAAGCAGCACAGGAAGTGTGGTATGAACTTTGCAAAAGTATCAGTAGTTTTAAAGGTGGTTCGGAGATTTCTACATGGATATACACTATTGCTCGTCGCACCATCAGCAGATATGCAGTATGTGAAAAGCAGGTGAAAATGTCAGAAATCGAATATTTCCGTTCGTTGCCGGAAATTGAATATTCCGATGGGGAAGAAGTGAAGCGGGAATGGATAAAAGAAAGGTGCGACTGGTGTATCACCGCTTTAAATCATTGTCTGAATAATGATGCTCGTCTGATTTTTATCTTTAGAGAAAATGTCGGGTTGCCTTATCGGCAGATTGGCGAAATCATGGAACTGAAAGAAAGTAATGTGCGGCAAATCTATAATCGTTCCATTCAGAAAATCACAGCTTTTATGAATGATACTTGCCCGTTGTATAATCCCGATGGGGCTTGTAAATGTCGTATTTGCAAACCGGTATATTCTATTGATATGGATAAAGAATATACAATGGTGCAACGGATGATGAGGCTTGCCGATTTATATAGGAAGTTTGAAAAAGAACTACCGAGGAGAAATTATTGGGAGAAATTCTTGCAGTAA
- a CDS encoding GNAT family N-acetyltransferase: MEIKLVTSDKKEFLDLLLLADEQESMIDRYLERGDMFVLYDDGLKALCVVTCEGQGVYEIKNIATVPFFQRQGYGKRLIEFLFEYYQGKCSEMLVGTGDVPSSRSFYEHCGFVISHRITNFFTDNYDHPIYEDGVQLVDMIYLKKTF, translated from the coding sequence ATGGAGATAAAACTAGTAACTTCAGATAAAAAAGAATTCCTTGATTTATTACTCTTGGCTGATGAACAAGAAAGTATGATTGACCGATATTTGGAACGCGGTGATATGTTTGTTCTTTATGATGACGGGCTGAAAGCTCTTTGTGTGGTGACATGTGAAGGGCAAGGTGTTTATGAAATCAAGAATATTGCTACTGTTCCTTTTTTCCAACGACAGGGGTACGGAAAACGTTTAATAGAGTTTTTATTTGAATATTATCAGGGGAAGTGCTCTGAAATGTTGGTGGGCACAGGAGATGTACCTTCTTCCAGGTCTTTCTATGAGCATTGTGGTTTTGTGATTTCTCACCGGATAACGAATTTCTTTACTGACAACTACGATCATCCGATCTATGAGGATGGTGTGCAGTTGGTGGATATGATATATTTGAAGAAAACATTTTAG
- a CDS encoding winged helix-turn-helix transcriptional regulator produces MKNFHPTGNCPIRDVLSRLGDKWSMLVLITLNANGTMRFSDIHKTIEDVSQRMLTVTLRTLESDGLVERKVYAEVPPRVEYCLTDTGGTLIPHIEGLVGWALENMDTILDHRQMSR; encoded by the coding sequence ATGAAAAACTTTCATCCGACAGGAAATTGTCCGATAAGAGATGTGCTTAGCCGTTTGGGAGACAAGTGGTCGATGCTGGTGCTTATTACGCTGAACGCAAATGGAACTATGCGTTTTAGTGATATTCATAAAACGATAGAAGATGTCTCTCAAAGAATGTTGACTGTTACATTGCGTACTTTGGAATCAGATGGATTGGTTGAACGGAAAGTATATGCTGAAGTACCTCCCCGTGTAGAGTATTGCCTGACAGATACAGGTGGTACATTGATTCCTCATATTGAAGGACTGGTGGGATGGGCTTTGGAGAATATGGATACCATTTTGGACCATAGACAGATGAGTCGGTAA
- a CDS encoding DJ-1/PfpI family protein, whose protein sequence is MAKKVAVLAVNPVNGCGLFQYLEAFFENGISYKVFAVSDTKEIKTNSGISLTVDDVIANLKGHEDEFDALVFSCGDAVPVFQQNADKPYNVDLMQVIKTFGDKKKIMIGHCAGAMMFDFTGITKGKKVAVHPLAKPTIQNGTATDEKSEIDGNLFTAQDENTIWTMLPHIIEALK, encoded by the coding sequence ATGGCAAAGAAAGTTGCAGTTTTAGCAGTGAATCCGGTAAATGGTTGTGGATTATTCCAATATTTGGAAGCGTTTTTCGAGAATGGCATTTCATATAAAGTATTTGCTGTATCGGATACGAAAGAGATTAAAACAAATTCAGGAATCAGCTTGACAGTAGATGATGTAATTGCTAATTTGAAGGGGCATGAAGATGAATTTGACGCACTCGTTTTCTCTTGTGGCGATGCAGTGCCTGTATTTCAGCAGAATGCCGATAAGCCTTATAATGTAGATTTGATGCAAGTTATTAAAACATTTGGGGATAAAAAGAAAATTATGATCGGACATTGTGCCGGTGCAATGATGTTTGACTTTACCGGTATAACCAAAGGAAAAAAAGTAGCAGTTCACCCATTAGCCAAGCCAACTATTCAGAACGGAACAGCTACCGATGAGAAATCAGAAATAGATGGTAACTTATTCACCGCTCAAGATGAAAATACCATTTGGACAATGTTACCACACATAATTGAAGCATTAAAATAA